The Shewanella sp. KX20019 genome window below encodes:
- a CDS encoding GGDEF domain-containing protein, with protein sequence MWRVALNSRQYKHQLKIETQNLLQRGIFWAMYMTLFLVVVVVLNTYYFSYSIHDIKDILPELAPVTLLVVVGFLAIKLLALDEVTSQQSYAFLILLVLGWCYLLYGLVQLSGEPMPGLESLGDILALVFVFALFPNRKVMLLGILPFLLFSCFYRWHEFPDSPVYPLTKFACLLAIIMSGQKIISGWFIKAVIRDFEKQKLVKQFKRLALIDGLTNISNRRHFDEILTQEIRASERNNHALAIILLDIDFFKRLNDTLGHQAGDEHLIKVAEIVSSAVNRPRDLVARYGGEEFVIALPNTDLIGAIRVAEKVKNLLEEAQLAHPCSDVSEWLTLSQGIAQWEEGMSKDSIVQKADRMLYRAKAAGRNTFCSDKTQG encoded by the coding sequence TTGTGGAGAGTCGCCCTGAATAGCCGTCAATATAAACATCAGCTTAAAATAGAAACTCAGAACCTGCTGCAACGAGGCATTTTTTGGGCGATGTATATGACGCTATTTCTAGTGGTTGTGGTGGTACTAAATACTTACTATTTTTCCTATAGCATTCACGACATCAAAGATATTCTGCCTGAATTAGCCCCGGTGACGTTATTGGTGGTCGTGGGGTTCCTTGCTATAAAATTGCTGGCGTTGGATGAAGTAACCAGTCAGCAAAGCTATGCTTTCCTAATATTATTAGTCCTAGGGTGGTGTTATTTACTCTACGGCTTAGTGCAACTATCCGGTGAACCCATGCCGGGTTTAGAGTCTCTTGGCGACATTCTGGCATTGGTATTTGTGTTTGCACTGTTCCCCAATCGTAAGGTGATGTTACTGGGGATCTTACCTTTTCTATTGTTTTCTTGTTTCTATCGATGGCATGAGTTTCCAGACTCACCAGTATACCCATTGACTAAATTTGCCTGTTTGCTGGCTATTATCATGTCGGGACAAAAGATCATTTCTGGATGGTTTATTAAGGCGGTTATTCGTGATTTTGAAAAGCAAAAGTTAGTCAAACAGTTTAAGCGCCTGGCGCTAATCGATGGTCTGACGAATATCAGTAATCGTCGTCACTTTGATGAAATTTTAACCCAAGAGATCCGTGCATCGGAACGCAATAACCATGCATTAGCGATTATCTTGCTTGATATTGATTTCTTTAAGCGTCTCAATGACACCTTAGGTCACCAAGCGGGTGACGAGCATTTAATTAAAGTTGCTGAAATTGTTAGCTCGGCGGTTAATCGCCCTCGAGATCTCGTTGCACGCTATGGAGGGGAGGAGTTTGTTATTGCATTGCCCAATACTGATCTTATAGGTGCAATTCGTGTGGCAGAGAAGGTAAAAAACTTGCTAGAAGAGGCTCAGCTAGCTCACCCTTGTTCTGATGTATCTGAATGGCTGACGTTATCTCAAGGTATTGCTCAGTGGGAGGAGGGGATGAGCAAAGACAGTATTGTTCAAAAGGCTGATCGCATGTTGTATCGCGCCAAAGCAGCCGGCAGAAATACTTTCTGTAGCGATAAAACGCAGGGCTAA
- a CDS encoding cytoplasmic protein — protein MSISLSTPNLEPNMSHGNVGLKVAQMSKEQQKIEGDIALKLIESALPEAAPAPVGNAGHIISTKA, from the coding sequence ATGAGTATTTCATTATCAACCCCAAACCTTGAGCCTAATATGAGTCATGGCAACGTTGGCTTAAAAGTTGCGCAAATGTCTAAAGAGCAGCAAAAAATTGAGGGTGATATTGCGCTTAAACTGATTGAATCTGCTTTACCTGAAGCGGCACCAGCCCCAGTCGGAAATGCAGGCCACATAATAAGTACTAAAGCCTAG
- a CDS encoding thioredoxin family protein yields MAKYILILVTVLFSSFSLPSFATSLTEQPTVWHYTNDAGELKVKLYFFWSQTCPHCKEAHPFIDSLPERYPWVELEAHMISDPETMAIWQSIAKQTATEARSVPYFASGEKAVMGYSSQAVTGEFLVKRLTSYYTSLGGKLAAEQDNQYTVDTPASSGAFFETCSESATAGTCDLDLDSATDISAADVQPVELPLIGVVHPEQMSLPLLTVVLAGVDAFNPCAFFVLLFLLSIMVNAKSRTRMLIVGGIFVFFSGFIYFIFMSAWLNIFQLLGAGSDGGWIILGAGMLALVAGAVNIKDYFFTKGEVTLSMSAENRTGLIKRMGKLTSASSMTAMIAGTVVLSILANAYELLCTAGFPMIYTSVLSMHDLPTMERYMYLAFYNIVYVIPLAIIVIAFSVSLGKRKLTEKEGQTLKLMSGIMMVGLGGMLAIDPTALQNVVLAIGLILSSIVITFIITFTRKVIEKRNRANAIK; encoded by the coding sequence ATGGCCAAATATATTTTAATCTTAGTTACAGTGCTATTCTCGAGTTTTTCACTACCAAGCTTTGCCACATCGCTAACCGAACAACCCACCGTTTGGCATTACACTAATGATGCTGGAGAGCTAAAAGTTAAGCTCTATTTCTTTTGGTCACAAACTTGTCCACACTGTAAAGAAGCGCATCCGTTTATTGATAGCTTGCCTGAACGTTATCCGTGGGTAGAGCTTGAAGCACATATGATTTCAGATCCAGAAACCATGGCTATTTGGCAAAGTATTGCCAAACAAACTGCTACAGAAGCGCGCTCTGTGCCCTACTTCGCCAGTGGTGAAAAAGCAGTTATGGGCTACAGCAGCCAAGCTGTGACGGGTGAGTTTTTAGTTAAACGCTTAACATCCTATTACACCTCACTTGGCGGTAAGCTTGCTGCAGAACAAGACAACCAATATACCGTAGATACACCTGCTAGCTCTGGAGCTTTCTTTGAGACCTGTAGCGAATCAGCCACTGCGGGAACCTGCGATTTGGATCTTGATAGCGCCACCGACATTAGCGCTGCAGATGTACAGCCTGTTGAACTGCCACTAATCGGCGTGGTTCACCCAGAGCAGATGTCACTGCCGCTATTAACGGTAGTTCTCGCAGGCGTTGATGCATTTAATCCATGTGCCTTCTTCGTATTGCTGTTCCTGCTATCTATTATGGTCAATGCAAAGAGCCGCACCCGAATGCTGATTGTCGGTGGCATTTTTGTGTTCTTTTCTGGCTTTATCTATTTTATCTTCATGAGCGCATGGCTCAATATCTTCCAACTACTCGGGGCTGGCAGCGACGGCGGCTGGATTATTCTCGGTGCCGGTATGCTCGCCCTCGTTGCGGGAGCCGTCAATATAAAGGACTACTTCTTTACCAAGGGGGAAGTCACACTATCGATGTCGGCCGAGAATAGAACCGGCCTCATCAAGCGTATGGGTAAACTCACCAGCGCCAGCAGCATGACCGCAATGATTGCAGGCACCGTAGTACTGTCGATTTTGGCTAATGCCTATGAGTTACTCTGTACCGCTGGCTTCCCAATGATCTATACCAGTGTGCTCTCTATGCACGATCTACCGACAATGGAGCGCTATATGTACCTTGCGTTTTACAACATTGTCTACGTGATCCCACTTGCCATTATTGTGATCGCTTTCAGTGTCTCGTTAGGTAAGCGCAAGCTCACTGAGAAAGAGGGTCAGACCTTAAAATTGATGTCAGGCATTATGATGGTGGGTCTAGGGGGAATGTTGGCCATTGACCCTACCGCGTTACAAAATGTGGTATTGGCGATAGGGCTCATCTTAAGCTCGATTGTTATCACCTTTATCATCACTTTTACCCGCAAAGTGATTGAGAAGAGAAACAGAGCAAACGCAATTAAGTAG
- a CDS encoding organic hydroperoxide resistance protein has translation MKTIYQTTANATAGRNGVVTTEDGLLNVNLSYPKEMGGAGTATNPEQLFAAGYAACFSNAILHVAREQKIAITAAPVSATIGIGANESGGFALTAALAIELDLEQESAMELVRIAHQVCPYSNAIRNNIDVQLTVNNQALK, from the coding sequence ATGAAAACAATTTATCAAACCACTGCAAACGCAACCGCTGGACGTAACGGTGTGGTGACAACAGAAGATGGCTTACTCAATGTAAACCTCAGCTACCCGAAAGAGATGGGGGGAGCAGGCACTGCCACTAACCCTGAACAGCTTTTTGCCGCAGGTTATGCAGCTTGTTTCTCTAATGCCATATTGCACGTGGCACGCGAGCAAAAGATTGCCATTACTGCAGCACCTGTGAGCGCCACCATAGGGATCGGTGCTAATGAGTCTGGCGGGTTTGCGCTTACAGCAGCGTTAGCCATTGAACTCGATCTCGAACAAGAGTCAGCGATGGAGCTTGTTCGTATCGCCCACCAAGTTTGCCCCTACTCGAACGCTATCCGTAATAATATTGATGTTCAGTTAACAGTAAACAACCAAGCATTAAAATAA
- a CDS encoding MarR family winged helix-turn-helix transcriptional regulator has protein sequence MSNEQMRDPLCLDNQVCFSLYSATNAMVRAYRPLLEQLDLTYPQYLAMMVLWKSDGISVKELGNALHLDSGTLTPLLKRLQAKGLVIRGRSETDERVRVLHVTAAARTLKLEAEKVPEQMMCQLRTSAEKLIQLKSLCDEVYTELTNTKG, from the coding sequence ATGTCAAATGAGCAAATGCGCGATCCACTATGTCTTGATAACCAAGTATGTTTTTCGCTATATAGTGCGACCAACGCGATGGTGAGGGCTTATCGACCTTTATTGGAACAGTTAGATCTAACCTACCCGCAATATTTAGCCATGATGGTCTTATGGAAAAGTGACGGAATTAGTGTCAAGGAGTTAGGCAATGCCCTGCATCTAGATTCTGGTACGCTAACGCCGCTGCTGAAGCGCTTGCAAGCAAAAGGATTGGTAATTAGAGGGCGCAGTGAAACGGACGAAAGAGTGCGGGTGCTGCACGTCACTGCTGCAGCTAGAACGCTAAAACTGGAAGCTGAAAAGGTGCCTGAGCAGATGATGTGCCAGTTAAGAACCTCGGCGGAAAAGCTGATACAGTTAAAATCACTTTGTGATGAGGTATACACCGAGCTTACTAATACCAAAGGGTAG
- a CDS encoding glycerol-3-phosphate dehydrogenase/oxidase, producing MSAVDLVIVGGGINGAGIAQCAAAAGYSVMLLEKGVIAGQTSANSSKLIHGGLRYLETGQLALVRQSLAERRALLRLAPSLVNPIPFYIPVYEDSRRNSIAIRAGLSLYSMLSNFDSLGQFKSIPAIHWAKIKGLKLGGLKALYQYWDAQTDDKLLTEAVVRNGRSLGATILEHAKCTQIEHLKSHCVVRYESQGLQHEVEALAVVNAAGPWVNDVLDCVTPAVSPVPIEWVQGSHLLLDIAANDGILYLESCFDKRVIFVMPWNGKTLIGTTEVVLDEIDGRPTPTASEVDYLLGIYSHYFPSMGDSDSLKSRIIDTFCGVRVLPKQQGNAFDRPRDTLQQTSLSHPHLLTLYGGKLTTYRTTAVEVLNWVESHIGSRNALADFNHLQLD from the coding sequence ATGTCAGCAGTTGATCTAGTGATTGTTGGTGGTGGCATTAATGGTGCTGGTATTGCCCAGTGTGCGGCTGCAGCGGGCTACAGTGTTATGCTATTGGAAAAGGGCGTGATTGCTGGCCAAACCTCTGCTAACTCCAGTAAACTGATCCATGGTGGCTTACGTTATCTTGAGACTGGCCAATTGGCGCTAGTGCGGCAGTCCCTTGCTGAGCGCCGAGCATTGTTAAGGCTCGCGCCCTCTTTAGTCAATCCCATCCCGTTTTACATTCCCGTTTATGAAGATAGCCGCAGAAACTCTATCGCAATAAGGGCCGGGCTAAGCTTGTATTCGATGTTAAGTAATTTTGACTCTTTAGGCCAGTTTAAATCCATTCCAGCTATCCATTGGGCGAAGATAAAGGGGCTTAAACTTGGCGGCCTTAAAGCACTTTATCAATACTGGGATGCGCAAACCGACGATAAACTGCTCACTGAAGCAGTGGTGAGAAATGGCCGTAGCTTGGGCGCAACTATTCTCGAACATGCTAAATGCACCCAAATAGAACACCTGAAAAGTCACTGTGTTGTGCGTTATGAAAGCCAAGGGCTACAGCATGAAGTTGAAGCGCTTGCGGTAGTAAATGCAGCTGGCCCGTGGGTTAATGATGTACTCGATTGTGTCACGCCAGCCGTGTCGCCCGTACCTATTGAGTGGGTTCAAGGGAGTCATCTGTTACTGGATATTGCGGCAAACGATGGTATTTTGTATCTTGAATCTTGTTTCGATAAACGGGTGATATTTGTAATGCCTTGGAATGGCAAAACATTGATTGGTACCACCGAAGTGGTGCTTGATGAGATTGACGGTCGTCCGACTCCAACAGCATCTGAAGTGGATTATCTGCTGGGCATTTATAGTCACTATTTTCCATCAATGGGTGATAGTGACAGTTTGAAATCTCGCATTATCGATACCTTTTGTGGCGTACGGGTATTGCCTAAACAACAAGGTAATGCGTTCGATAGACCACGAGACACTTTGCAACAAACCAGTCTATCCCATCCGCATCTACTTACTCTCTATGGTGGCAAACTAACGACTTACCGAACAACAGCAGTAGAAGTGCTTAACTGGGTTGAATCGCATATCGGCAGTCGTAATGCGCTGGCAGATTTCAACCATTTACAGCTAGACTAG